The following proteins come from a genomic window of Canis aureus isolate CA01 chromosome 3, VMU_Caureus_v.1.0, whole genome shotgun sequence:
- the SMIM48 gene encoding uncharacterized protein SMIM48, with translation MAAPLFPRQPWAPAPTRPDPAVDPGGLFDEPPPEEPLAARAPRAAAGRRAGRRAGGRAQGARTGQPPKAAARPPPQEEAPPRDEGCYLDHFPHLSIFIYAAIAFSITSCIFTYIHLQLA, from the coding sequence ATGGCCGCCCCGCTCTTCCCGCGCCAGCCCTGGGCCCCCGCGCCGACCCGCCCGGACCCCGCCGTCGACCCCGGGGGCCTGTTCGACGAGCCCCCCCCGGAGGAGCCCCTCGCGGCCCGCGCGCCCAGGGCGGCGGCGGGCAGGAGGGCAGGTCGGCGCGCCGGCGGGAGGGCGCAGGGGGCCCGCACGGGGCAACCCCCCAAGGCCGcggcgcgccccccgccccaggaggaGGCGCCCCCCCGGGACGAGGGCTGCTACCTCGACCATTTCCCGCACCTCTCCATCTTTATCTACGCGGCCATCGCCTTCTCGATCACCTCCTGCATCTTCACCTACATCCACCTGCAGCTGGCCTGA